One segment of Thermodesulfovibrio sp. 3907-1M DNA contains the following:
- a CDS encoding efflux RND transporter periplasmic adaptor subunit, with translation MKKKKKIALVSVAFLIIVGIVLVMLLSGSKKTEFKTVKVQRGDIVQTVTATGTVNPVTTILVGTRVSGTIVALYADYNSIVKKGQLIAQIDPTPFENDLKQAEADLYNAKSNLFKADVTLKDAERTFKRKQELWKRDLIARSELDDAETAYNTARAQYEIALAQVKKAQAGLKQAKTNLGYTRIVSPVNGVVIAKNVEVGQTVAASFQTPTLFTIAPDLTKMQVDTNVDEADISKIKNAMEATFTVDAYPDRKFKGVVAQIRLSPTVTQNVVTYDVVIAVDNSHLLLKPGMTANVTFVTQEKKNVLKIPNAALRFRMPNTAPSKEQGVWVLRGGKPVRVKIKTGISDGEWSEVLEGNVKEGDDVIVEIQTGKKTSTTTTGHPPPRF, from the coding sequence ATGAAAAAAAAGAAAAAAATAGCATTGGTTTCAGTAGCATTTTTAATTATTGTAGGAATTGTTTTAGTCATGCTTCTGTCAGGTTCAAAGAAAACAGAGTTTAAAACTGTTAAAGTTCAGAGAGGAGACATTGTTCAGACAGTGACTGCTACAGGAACTGTAAATCCTGTAACAACGATTCTTGTTGGAACAAGGGTCTCTGGAACAATTGTAGCCCTCTATGCTGATTATAACTCTATTGTTAAAAAGGGACAGCTTATTGCTCAGATTGATCCAACTCCTTTTGAAAATGATCTGAAACAGGCTGAAGCAGACCTTTACAATGCAAAGTCAAATCTTTTCAAGGCTGATGTTACATTGAAAGATGCAGAAAGAACTTTTAAAAGAAAACAGGAGCTATGGAAGCGTGACCTCATTGCTCGCAGCGAGCTTGATGATGCCGAGACAGCGTATAATACTGCCAGAGCTCAGTATGAAATTGCTCTTGCACAGGTTAAAAAAGCTCAAGCAGGACTCAAACAGGCAAAAACAAATCTCGGATATACAAGAATAGTCTCACCTGTTAATGGTGTTGTTATTGCAAAAAATGTTGAGGTTGGTCAGACAGTGGCAGCAAGCTTTCAAACTCCGACACTTTTCACAATAGCTCCTGACCTTACAAAAATGCAGGTTGATACAAATGTGGATGAAGCAGATATATCAAAAATCAAAAATGCAATGGAGGCAACTTTTACAGTAGATGCCTATCCTGATAGAAAGTTTAAAGGAGTTGTAGCTCAAATAAGGCTTTCTCCTACAGTTACCCAGAATGTCGTAACCTATGATGTTGTAATAGCAGTGGATAACTCTCATCTGCTTCTTAAACCAGGTATGACTGCTAATGTTACTTTTGTTACCCAGGAAAAGAAAAATGTTCTCAAAATTCCAAATGCTGCTTTAAGATTCAGAATGCCTAATACAGCTCCTTCAAAAGAGCAGGGAGTATGGGTTTTAAGAGGAGGAAAACCTGTAAGAGTTAAAATAAAAACAGGAATAAGTGATGGTGAATGGAGTGAAGTTCTGGAAGGAAATGTAAAAGAAGGCGATGATGTGATTGTTGAGATTCAAACTGGCAAAAAAACATCTACTACCACAACAGGACATCCTCCGCCAAGATTTTAA
- a CDS encoding TolC family protein, which yields MIFRVLLLSLFVFLSLQHSAFSIQPSALSLQPVYSLQDCINIALKKNPEILASKATVNKSFFKIGEARSGYFPQIDLSLGYQRSYLENRISEEYSKQYSAQVSLTQTIFDFGKTSKQVEIQKQLYRATEWQDRDAVLQTIYNVKEAYYSVLKAKKQKETAQEVLRQAQRHLDLATGFYEVGLKPKIEVTKAEVELSNAKLNLITAEKQLSQAFLNLKVAMGTVDMPDFDIKEEDYVVRKLDENEAIQIAIERNPQLQAIKFNKQASISTEELIKKEYFPLFTGSANYGYINEEFPLNKKWTVLLQMSLPLFSGWSTKYKLAEAKADTAYYSYKEDSLKQQITSQIKNLFAQLKEASQKIETLKSTLKQAKENLDLAMGRYEVGIGSSIEVVDAIVLYEQTNTQYWQAIYDYNVTYAQIQKTVGWLE from the coding sequence ATGATATTTAGAGTTTTATTATTATCCTTGTTTGTCTTTCTCAGTCTTCAGCATTCAGCATTCAGCATTCAGCCTTCAGCCTTAAGTCTTCAGCCTGTTTACAGCCTTCAGGACTGTATTAATATAGCATTAAAGAAAAATCCTGAGATTCTTGCATCTAAGGCTACTGTTAACAAAAGTTTTTTTAAAATTGGAGAGGCTCGCTCAGGCTATTTCCCTCAAATAGATTTATCCCTTGGATATCAAAGGAGTTATCTGGAAAACAGAATTTCTGAAGAATACTCAAAACAGTATTCAGCTCAGGTGAGTCTCACTCAAACTATTTTTGATTTTGGAAAGACTTCTAAACAGGTAGAGATTCAGAAGCAGTTATACAGAGCAACAGAGTGGCAAGACAGAGACGCTGTTTTACAAACGATTTATAATGTTAAAGAAGCTTATTACAGTGTGCTCAAGGCAAAAAAACAAAAGGAGACAGCTCAGGAAGTGCTCAGGCAGGCGCAAAGACATCTTGACCTTGCAACAGGATTTTATGAAGTTGGACTTAAGCCAAAAATTGAAGTAACAAAAGCAGAGGTTGAACTAAGCAATGCAAAACTCAATTTAATCACAGCTGAAAAACAGCTTTCTCAAGCATTTTTAAATCTTAAAGTGGCAATGGGAACAGTGGATATGCCAGACTTTGACATTAAAGAAGAAGACTATGTTGTGAGAAAGCTTGATGAAAATGAGGCTATTCAAATAGCCATTGAAAGAAATCCTCAACTTCAGGCAATAAAGTTTAATAAACAGGCTTCAATTTCCACAGAGGAACTGATAAAAAAGGAATATTTCCCTCTTTTTACAGGTTCAGCAAATTATGGATACATCAATGAAGAATTCCCTCTCAATAAAAAATGGACAGTCCTTTTGCAGATGTCTCTTCCACTTTTCAGTGGATGGTCAACAAAATATAAACTTGCTGAGGCAAAAGCAGATACAGCATACTATTCATACAAGGAAGACTCTTTAAAACAGCAGATTACATCGCAGATAAAAAATCTCTTTGCTCAGCTTAAAGAAGCTTCACAGAAAATAGAGACTCTTAAGAGTACTTTAAAACAGGCAAAAGAAAATCTTGATCTTGCAATGGGAAGATATGAAGTCGGCATAGGAAGCTCAATAGAAGTTGTTGATGCCATAGTTCTTTATGAACAGACGAATACTCAATACTGGCAGGCAATCTATGACTATAATGTAACCTATGCACAAATACAAAAAACAGTGGGATGGTTGGAATGA
- a CDS encoding TolC family protein, producing the protein MKIKILLFLLFFIFAEQAFAEQNLTISDVFSLALKKAEKIRVAEENINISKEGKYKALAGLLPTLTASGKYTDYSREKIVNNQIIQPDKTMLWAVTIEEKLSLGGKEFINYAISKDTLTKTEFEVNSFKEQYLLRVASDLYGYLKAKRAVEIAETNVERLRKHRDAAKIRLKVGEVTKTDLLRAEAELSGAEADLISAKNNLKVAKAVLARDAGIEGDFEILESKLYDPYLSLTVDHVKALAKELRPEIKVALLAKEIAKKNVNYAISSFFPYLGLSATYQKLDQNPSNQMTNKESSYAIASINFPIFEGGLRRAEVAEARAKLRQAELQYEDTLKEVFIDVESAYHDYVTFRDTIKSLQDEVTYAKDNFNSVFKQYQFGLASSLDVTDANTFLVTAERKLMEAQYNYQLAIVRLRQATGALLKAFTSNELVAQGVNK; encoded by the coding sequence ATGAAAATTAAAATATTACTTTTTTTGTTATTTTTTATTTTTGCTGAGCAGGCATTTGCAGAGCAAAATTTAACAATTTCAGATGTTTTCTCTCTCGCTCTAAAAAAAGCTGAAAAAATTAGAGTTGCCGAGGAAAATATAAACATATCAAAGGAAGGAAAATACAAAGCTCTCGCAGGGCTTCTTCCAACTTTAACAGCTTCTGGCAAATATACTGACTACAGTAGAGAAAAAATTGTCAACAATCAGATAATTCAGCCAGATAAAACTATGCTGTGGGCAGTAACAATTGAAGAAAAGCTTTCTCTTGGAGGCAAAGAATTTATAAATTATGCAATATCAAAGGATACTCTTACAAAAACAGAGTTTGAAGTGAACTCCTTTAAAGAGCAGTATCTTCTAAGGGTTGCCAGCGACCTTTATGGCTATCTCAAAGCAAAAAGAGCAGTGGAGATTGCTGAAACTAATGTGGAAAGATTAAGAAAACACAGAGATGCAGCAAAGATTAGGCTCAAGGTAGGAGAGGTAACAAAAACTGACCTTCTAAGAGCAGAGGCTGAGCTTAGTGGAGCAGAAGCTGATTTAATATCAGCGAAAAACAACTTAAAGGTTGCGAAGGCTGTTTTAGCAAGGGATGCAGGTATTGAAGGAGATTTTGAAATCTTAGAAAGCAAGCTTTATGATCCCTATCTTAGTCTTACTGTGGACCATGTTAAAGCTCTTGCAAAGGAATTAAGACCAGAAATAAAGGTTGCTTTACTTGCAAAGGAAATAGCTAAAAAAAATGTAAATTATGCAATAAGCTCCTTTTTCCCATATCTCGGTCTTTCTGCTACCTATCAAAAACTTGACCAGAACCCTTCAAACCAGATGACAAATAAAGAATCAAGTTATGCAATTGCCTCAATTAACTTTCCAATTTTTGAAGGAGGACTGAGAAGAGCAGAAGTTGCAGAAGCCAGAGCAAAACTGAGACAGGCTGAGCTTCAATATGAAGATACACTCAAAGAAGTTTTTATTGATGTGGAGTCTGCCTATCATGATTATGTAACCTTTAGAGATACGATTAAATCTCTTCAGGATGAAGTAACATATGCAAAAGATAACTTTAACTCTGTATTCAAGCAGTATCAATTTGGACTTGCTTCAAGCCTTGATGTAACCGATGCAAATACATTTCTTGTCACAGCTGAAAGAAAGCTTATGGAAGCTCAGTATAATTATCAGCTTGCTATAGTGAGACTTAGACAGGCAACAGGAGCATTGCTTAAAGCATTTACCAGTAATGAACTTGTTGCTCAGGGGGTAAACAAGTGA
- a CDS encoding ABC transporter permease, with amino-acid sequence MIAISSIINIAVRSLIANAMRSFLAILGIIIGVGAVVTMIAIGQGASEKISAQISSIGSNLILILPGATTQGGIRMGAGTQQTLTMADAEAIAKECSHVSRVAPVISGTAQVVFGNQNWSTAVLGTTSEMAAVREWEIVSGRFITEQDVRSGTKVAVIGQTVSEKLFGDLEPIGKLIRIKKIPFEVVGVLDKKGQSLTGQDQDDIIYVPITTAQRTLFGNILPGRVRLIYAKAQSLESIPLATEEIKALLRQRHRIGQAQEDDFTVMDLTQMLKTAEESTRTMSILLGAIASVSLVVGGIGIMNIMLVSVTERTREIGIRMAVGAKPKDIRMQFLIESVFLTMIGGVFGLLSGIAGSLIVSDLMKWPVSISPFSALIAFSFSAFVGIFFGFYPAYKASMLNPIDALRYE; translated from the coding sequence ATGATAGCTATTTCATCAATAATTAACATTGCAGTCCGTTCCCTTATAGCTAATGCAATGCGTTCTTTCCTTGCCATACTTGGAATTATCATAGGTGTTGGTGCAGTTGTTACAATGATTGCAATCGGTCAGGGTGCAAGCGAAAAAATTTCAGCTCAGATTTCAAGTATAGGAAGCAATTTAATTCTTATTCTTCCGGGAGCAACAACACAGGGTGGTATAAGAATGGGTGCAGGAACGCAGCAAACCCTTACAATGGCAGATGCTGAGGCTATAGCAAAAGAGTGTTCTCATGTTTCTCGGGTAGCGCCTGTAATATCTGGCACAGCACAGGTTGTATTTGGAAATCAGAACTGGTCAACAGCTGTGCTTGGAACAACTTCTGAGATGGCTGCTGTCAGAGAATGGGAAATTGTCTCGGGAAGATTTATAACAGAACAAGATGTAAGAAGTGGGACAAAAGTGGCAGTGATAGGGCAGACTGTCAGTGAAAAACTTTTTGGTGATCTTGAGCCCATTGGAAAGTTAATAAGAATAAAAAAAATACCCTTTGAAGTTGTTGGAGTTCTTGATAAAAAAGGACAGTCCCTTACAGGACAGGATCAGGACGACATAATATATGTTCCCATTACAACAGCACAGAGAACGCTTTTTGGTAACATTCTGCCAGGTAGAGTAAGATTAATCTACGCAAAAGCTCAGTCTTTAGAGTCAATCCCTCTGGCAACAGAGGAGATTAAAGCCCTCTTAAGACAAAGGCATAGAATCGGACAGGCTCAGGAAGATGATTTTACAGTTATGGATCTCACACAGATGCTTAAAACAGCAGAAGAGTCAACCAGAACCATGTCAATTCTTCTTGGTGCAATTGCCTCTGTATCCTTAGTTGTAGGCGGAATTGGAATAATGAACATAATGCTTGTTTCAGTTACTGAAAGAACAAGGGAAATCGGAATAAGAATGGCAGTGGGAGCAAAGCCAAAAGACATAAGAATGCAATTTCTAATTGAATCTGTCTTTTTGACAATGATAGGAGGAGTTTTTGGACTTCTTTCAGGAATTGCAGGCTCTTTAATTGTTTCTGATTTAATGAAATGGCCGGTAAGTATTTCACCTTTTTCAGCTTTAATAGCCTTTTCTTTTTCAGCCTTTGTAGGCATTTTCTTTGGATTTTATCCTGCCTATAAAGCTTCCATGCTTAATCCCATTGATGCATTGAGGTATGAGTAA
- a CDS encoding DUF3365 domain-containing protein: MQTLLKFKIMKLKNLSLNTKFTLSISLIIFAFCVIFSFLIYYHLKQKVIEDANEKTRIIITQIDALGNYVKEELRPAIFKLLHETGKKDEFIVEGMSTTHVRLSVMKRFNNKIGNYTYKRVSLEPINPLHKADALHAKLIDYFQRNPDKESWSGIVKSESQELLIMAKPIVVEKGCLICHGKIKDAPKALLKMFPREQDFKWKEGEIMGVESVSLPIASTLGEIKGVAISTFLFGVVSLIFLFVALQGAFWSFVIKPLKRLSSLFRGIVNGTEPLNQTIEAKTKDEIGELIFSFNQMSKYLFEAQEATKKYAETLQTIFEGITDPLALVNPDCTVEMTNHAYRTWMIEGRAAVFNERCDPERVDPDKFCPVHFLKKVIDTKKPFSEYWEGEDQKHYFIHLYPIFDDKGNVIKLVHYVKDITEKRKIEEQMRITEKLAAIGQLSAGLAHEINNPLGGIKLCFNNLISTEMDEETKNRHIEVINQGLTKIQEIIKQLLDFSKQSELVISLVSVNSLVENVLKLTDYLISKKGIKVIKKLSADVPEIMVDSNKIEQVFLNIVLNAIQAMDGKEGTLTVQSYLKNGYCYISFTDTGPGIPDEIFPKIFDPFFTTKPVGEGTGLGLSVSKSIVEQHNGRILVETSNRGSTFTVELPVK; encoded by the coding sequence GTGCAAACTCTATTAAAATTTAAAATAATGAAGCTTAAAAATCTCTCACTGAATACAAAATTCACTCTTTCAATCAGTTTGATAATCTTTGCTTTCTGTGTAATATTTTCTTTTCTTATTTATTATCACCTTAAGCAAAAAGTAATAGAGGATGCAAATGAAAAGACAAGAATAATCATTACTCAGATTGATGCACTGGGCAATTATGTTAAAGAAGAACTAAGACCTGCTATTTTTAAACTTCTTCACGAAACAGGAAAAAAAGATGAATTTATCGTTGAGGGAATGTCAACAACTCATGTGAGACTGAGTGTAATGAAAAGATTTAATAATAAGATAGGAAATTATACTTATAAAAGAGTTTCTCTTGAGCCCATAAATCCATTGCATAAAGCTGATGCGCTGCACGCTAAACTGATTGATTATTTTCAGAGAAATCCAGATAAGGAGTCCTGGAGCGGAATTGTGAAATCAGAGTCCCAGGAACTTCTTATAATGGCAAAACCTATTGTAGTTGAAAAAGGATGCTTAATCTGTCATGGAAAGATTAAAGATGCACCTAAGGCTTTGCTTAAGATGTTTCCTCGGGAGCAGGATTTTAAATGGAAAGAGGGAGAAATAATGGGAGTGGAGTCAGTATCTCTTCCAATTGCATCAACATTGGGTGAAATAAAAGGTGTTGCCATCTCTACATTTCTTTTCGGCGTGGTTTCTTTAATCTTCCTTTTTGTTGCCCTTCAGGGTGCTTTCTGGAGCTTTGTAATTAAACCTTTGAAAAGATTAAGCTCCCTATTCAGAGGAATTGTCAACGGCACAGAGCCTCTTAATCAAACAATTGAGGCAAAAACAAAGGATGAGATTGGTGAGCTAATTTTTTCATTTAATCAGATGTCAAAATATTTATTTGAGGCTCAGGAAGCCACTAAAAAATACGCTGAAACTCTTCAGACGATATTTGAGGGTATAACAGACCCACTTGCTCTCGTTAATCCGGATTGCACAGTGGAGATGACTAATCATGCTTACAGAACATGGATGATAGAAGGAAGAGCTGCTGTATTTAATGAAAGATGTGATCCTGAAAGAGTTGATCCAGATAAATTCTGTCCTGTTCACTTTCTTAAGAAGGTAATAGACACGAAAAAACCGTTTTCAGAATACTGGGAAGGCGAGGATCAAAAACACTATTTTATCCATCTTTATCCAATTTTTGATGATAAAGGAAATGTGATAAAATTGGTTCATTATGTCAAGGATATTACAGAAAAAAGAAAGATTGAGGAGCAGATGAGAATTACTGAAAAACTTGCAGCAATCGGGCAGCTTTCAGCAGGATTAGCCCATGAAATCAATAATCCTCTTGGAGGAATCAAACTTTGTTTCAATAATTTGATAAGCACAGAGATGGATGAAGAGACAAAAAACAGACACATTGAGGTAATAAATCAAGGGCTCACAAAGATTCAGGAAATAATAAAACAACTCCTTGATTTTTCAAAGCAGAGTGAGCTTGTAATTTCACTGGTTTCTGTTAACAGCCTTGTAGAAAATGTCTTAAAATTAACGGATTATTTAATATCAAAAAAGGGAATAAAAGTTATAAAAAAGCTTTCTGCAGATGTCCCAGAAATCATGGTTGACTCAAATAAAATAGAACAGGTATTTTTAAATATTGTTCTTAATGCTATTCAGGCAATGGATGGTAAAGAAGGAACTTTAACTGTACAGAGTTATTTAAAAAATGGCTACTGTTACATCTCTTTCACGGATACAGGTCCTGGAATTCCTGATGAAATCTTTCCGAAAATTTTTGATCCTTTCTTTACCACAAAGCCTGTTGGTGAAGGAACAGGACTTGGTCTTTCAGTAAGTAAATCTATTGTAGAGCAACACAATGGAAGAATTCTCGTTGAAACCTCTAATAGAGGTAGCACTTTTACAGTAGAGTTACCGGTAAAATGA
- a CDS encoding sigma-54 dependent transcriptional regulator: MKEKILIIEDDPAMNLGMNHFLRSCGYEVKSCEDGKKALFILDSERFDIAIVDLKLPGVDGLTILKEIKNRTPQTGVIIITAFAEVKTAVQAIKDGAFDYIAKPFTNEELFLVIERFLKFRDLEKEVKQLTELVKRKEGFEEIVCNSSAMKEILDKIEAVAKTDVPVLIQGESGTGKELIADAIQRRSLRKDKPYIKINCAAIPETLFESELFGYEKGAFTGATERKSGKFELANGGTIFFDEIGDMPMPLQAKLLRVIEDGTVYPLGGKEPIKINVRCIYATSKNLKELIKNEKFREDLFYRINVIPVVIPPLRERKEDISALIEHFLKIFSEKYGKKNITISPSAYEALLSYDYPGNVRELKHAIERAVLLSKDGIIDIKHLPEEFSPMGSLQKQCLISNFSLKECLENFERNLIIKALEECGWKKAEAAKKLGISRKALWEKIKFYRIGQPLQNNGGGGIRTPGRV, from the coding sequence ATGAAAGAAAAGATTCTCATAATTGAAGATGATCCTGCAATGAATCTCGGTATGAATCATTTTCTTAGATCCTGTGGATATGAAGTAAAATCCTGCGAAGATGGCAAAAAAGCTCTTTTTATACTTGATTCAGAGAGATTTGACATTGCCATAGTTGATCTTAAACTTCCGGGAGTGGATGGTCTCACTATACTTAAAGAAATAAAAAATAGAACTCCCCAAACAGGAGTAATAATCATAACCGCTTTTGCTGAGGTAAAAACTGCTGTTCAGGCAATAAAAGATGGTGCATTTGATTACATTGCAAAACCATTCACAAATGAAGAACTTTTTTTAGTAATAGAAAGATTTTTAAAGTTTCGTGACCTTGAAAAGGAAGTAAAACAACTTACTGAGCTTGTCAAAAGAAAAGAAGGATTTGAAGAGATAGTTTGTAACAGTTCTGCTATGAAAGAAATTCTTGATAAGATTGAGGCAGTGGCAAAAACTGATGTGCCTGTTTTAATTCAGGGTGAAAGTGGAACTGGAAAAGAACTCATAGCAGATGCAATCCAGAGAAGAAGTTTAAGAAAAGATAAACCCTATATCAAAATAAACTGTGCTGCCATTCCTGAAACTCTTTTTGAATCAGAGCTCTTTGGATATGAAAAAGGTGCTTTTACAGGAGCCACAGAGAGAAAATCTGGCAAATTTGAGCTTGCAAACGGAGGCACCATATTTTTTGATGAAATTGGCGATATGCCGATGCCGCTACAGGCAAAGCTCCTGAGAGTCATTGAAGATGGAACTGTATATCCTCTTGGAGGCAAAGAACCAATAAAGATTAATGTTAGATGCATCTATGCAACAAGCAAGAATCTTAAAGAATTGATAAAAAATGAAAAATTCAGAGAAGATCTCTTTTACAGAATAAATGTCATTCCTGTGGTAATACCACCTTTAAGAGAAAGAAAAGAAGATATTTCAGCACTCATTGAACATTTTCTTAAAATTTTCTCAGAAAAATATGGTAAAAAGAATATCACCATCTCTCCTTCAGCCTATGAAGCTTTACTAAGTTATGATTATCCCGGAAATGTGAGAGAGTTAAAGCACGCCATTGAGAGAGCTGTGCTTCTTTCAAAGGACGGCATAATTGATATTAAACATCTTCCAGAAGAGTTCTCACCAATGGGATCACTTCAAAAACAGTGTCTTATAAGTAATTTTTCTCTTAAAGAGTGTCTTGAAAACTTTGAAAGAAATTTGATAATAAAAGCTCTTGAGGAATGCGGATGGAAAAAAGCTGAAGCAGCAAAAAAACTCGGAATAAGCAGAAAAGCCTTATGGGAAAAAATTAAGTTTTACAGAATTGGACAACCTTTACAAAATAACGGAGGGGGAGGGATTCGAACCCCCGGTAGGGTGTAA
- a CDS encoding TetR/AcrR family transcriptional regulator — MKDTKGKILKSALKLFSQKGYLGTTTKEIAKEANVAEVTLFRYFTSKEKLFIDVLKNQSFLPTLKDLLPRLKNMDYKEALKSIAKYYFDLLKKKRDLICIMHTEIFQYPAEIRTIHSKMIHEVYLVFASYLDELKNNGILRKDLNTTYASLAYFGMLFNLFIKKELLRKKIDLKKALQTYIEIFYEGTRRNE, encoded by the coding sequence ATGAAAGATACGAAAGGAAAAATTCTTAAATCTGCACTCAAACTTTTTTCCCAGAAAGGATATCTTGGAACAACTACAAAAGAAATAGCAAAGGAAGCAAATGTTGCTGAGGTAACTCTTTTCAGGTATTTTACATCCAAGGAAAAACTTTTTATTGATGTTCTTAAAAATCAATCATTTCTGCCCACACTTAAAGACCTTCTTCCAAGATTGAAAAATATGGATTATAAAGAAGCTCTGAAGAGTATTGCCAAATATTATTTTGATTTGCTGAAAAAAAAGAGAGACCTCATATGCATAATGCATACAGAAATTTTTCAATATCCTGCTGAAATAAGAACAATCCACAGCAAAATGATTCATGAGGTATATCTTGTTTTTGCTTCCTATCTGGATGAGCTTAAAAATAATGGAATACTGAGAAAAGATTTAAACACCACCTATGCCTCTCTTGCATACTTTGGAATGCTCTTTAATCTTTTCATTAAAAAAGAGCTTCTCAGAAAAAAAATAGATTTAAAAAAAGCTCTGCAAACTTACATTGAGATATTTTACGAAGGAACCAGGAGGAATGAATGA
- a CDS encoding ABC transporter ATP-binding protein: MPVIKLENVTKIYKIGEQQLVVLNGISVLIEKGEFVCIMGPSGSGKSTFMNIVGCLDTPTSGKYYLEEVDVSTMDVNELAEIRNKKIGFVFQQFNLLSRATALENVELPLIYAGVPAKERKERAVETLSWVGLKERANHYPRQLSGGQQQRVAIARALVNNPSIILADEPTGNLDSKASMEIMEIFKRLNEEQNLTTIIVTHEPDIAAFGKRQIRFLDGKIISDTKS, translated from the coding sequence ATGCCAGTTATAAAACTTGAAAATGTAACGAAGATTTACAAAATTGGAGAACAGCAGCTGGTTGTTCTTAACGGAATCTCCGTGCTCATTGAAAAAGGAGAATTTGTCTGCATCATGGGACCAAGTGGCTCTGGAAAATCAACATTTATGAACATCGTTGGATGCCTTGATACTCCAACCAGCGGAAAATATTATCTTGAAGAAGTAGATGTTTCCACAATGGATGTAAACGAGCTTGCAGAGATAAGAAATAAAAAAATAGGCTTTGTTTTTCAACAATTCAATCTTCTTTCAAGAGCTACAGCACTGGAAAATGTTGAACTTCCGCTTATTTATGCAGGAGTTCCTGCAAAAGAAAGAAAAGAAAGAGCAGTTGAGACTCTTTCCTGGGTTGGACTTAAAGAGAGAGCAAATCATTATCCAAGACAGCTAAGTGGAGGACAGCAACAGAGAGTTGCAATTGCCCGTGCACTTGTGAATAATCCCTCAATAATACTTGCTGATGAACCAACAGGAAATCTTGATTCTAAGGCAAGCATGGAGATAATGGAGATTTTCAAAAGACTTAATGAAGAACAGAATCTTACAACTATCATTGTTACCCATGAGCCAGACATAGCAGCTTTTGGGAAAAGACAGATAAGATTTCTTGATGGTAAAATTATAAGTGATACAAAGTCATGA
- a CDS encoding HlyD family secretion protein produces MSFKGLRERFKNSKKIKISLLIIISIGVLIFMVKEIYYYIVYERTDDAYIEGTIVPISPQVSGKVIRVYVDYNQRVKKGEPLVEIEPDDYLADVRAKKENVNTLSNQLKEISSQLNEAMAKLKTMEANLQAAHAQRVLAEREFQRIKGLYEEDLVSKSRFDSQEAALKVAIAQEKAVESQIKEIKSSINTLTVKLKTQQYQIGKAQEELKIAEINLKRTLIVSPRDGRIAKKSVETGQYVRPGQLLMAVVDEQDIWVGANFKETQIEKMRVGQPVKIKVDAYPGKIFKGHVASFQPGTGAVFSLFPPENATGNFVKVVQRIPVRIIIDTPFDPDYPLWPGMSVIPYVDVTVNTGAKLKDVIGKQ; encoded by the coding sequence GTGAGCTTTAAAGGCTTAAGGGAGAGATTCAAAAATTCAAAAAAGATTAAAATCAGTCTGTTGATCATCATTTCCATCGGTGTTTTGATTTTCATGGTAAAAGAAATTTATTACTACATTGTTTACGAAAGAACAGACGATGCCTACATTGAAGGAACAATAGTGCCGATATCTCCTCAGGTCTCAGGAAAAGTTATCAGGGTTTATGTTGACTATAACCAGAGAGTAAAAAAAGGTGAACCCCTTGTGGAAATAGAACCGGATGACTATTTAGCAGATGTAAGAGCAAAAAAAGAAAATGTAAACACATTGTCCAATCAGTTAAAGGAAATAAGCTCTCAGTTGAATGAAGCAATGGCAAAACTTAAAACAATGGAAGCTAATCTTCAGGCAGCTCATGCCCAGAGAGTGCTTGCTGAAAGGGAATTTCAGAGAATTAAAGGACTTTATGAGGAAGACCTTGTTTCAAAAAGCAGGTTTGATTCTCAAGAAGCAGCCCTGAAAGTAGCAATAGCCCAGGAAAAAGCTGTAGAAAGTCAGATAAAGGAGATTAAATCATCAATAAATACTCTTACAGTAAAATTGAAAACTCAGCAGTATCAAATAGGAAAAGCTCAGGAGGAACTGAAGATTGCTGAGATAAACTTAAAAAGAACTTTGATTGTTTCTCCAAGAGATGGAAGAATTGCAAAAAAATCTGTTGAAACAGGACAGTATGTCCGACCCGGGCAGCTTCTCATGGCAGTTGTTGATGAGCAGGATATATGGGTTGGTGCTAATTTTAAAGAAACACAGATAGAAAAAATGAGAGTAGGACAGCCTGTTAAAATTAAAGTTGATGCCTATCCTGGCAAGATTTTTAAAGGTCATGTTGCAAGCTTTCAGCCAGGAACAGGTGCTGTTTTCAGCCTTTTTCCACCTGAAAATGCCACTGGAAACTTTGTGAAAGTTGTTCAAAGAATTCCAGTTAGAATAATAATTGATACACCCTTTGATCCTGATTATCCTCTCTGGCCAGGCATGTCAGTGATTCCCTATGTGGATGTTACAGTAAACACAGGCGCAAAGTTGAAAGATGTCATTGGAAAGCAATGA